The Erythrobacter insulae genome window below encodes:
- the aroC gene encoding chorismate synthase, with protein MSVNTFGRVLRFTTWGESHGPGLGAVLDGCPPGLPLRESDIQPFMDARKPGQSKYTTQRKEADAVRIMSGVFDNADGQQVTTGTPIHLMIENTDQRSKDYSEIAQSYRPGHADYVYDAKYGIRDYRGGGRSSARETAARVAAGAVARLIIPEVEITAFVCELGGDRIDPAATDFKEIGNNPFFCPDPAAAKRWEELVDNARKDGSSLGAVVECVATGVPAGWGAPVYGKLDSDLAAAMMTINATKGVEIGAGFEAARLTGEQNADPMSPGPDGKPVYASNHAGGTAGGISTGQPVVCRVAFKPTSSILTPVDSINSAGEATQVRTKGRHDPCVGIRGTPVVEAMMALVLADQKMLHRAQCG; from the coding sequence ATGAGTGTGAATACCTTCGGGCGCGTCTTGCGCTTTACAACATGGGGCGAAAGCCACGGTCCCGGTCTTGGCGCGGTTCTGGATGGCTGTCCACCGGGATTGCCGCTGCGTGAAAGCGACATTCAACCCTTTATGGATGCACGCAAGCCGGGCCAGAGCAAGTACACAACGCAGCGTAAAGAGGCAGATGCCGTGCGCATCATGTCCGGCGTGTTCGACAATGCAGACGGCCAGCAGGTGACAACCGGCACCCCAATTCATCTGATGATCGAAAACACCGATCAACGTTCAAAAGACTATTCTGAAATCGCGCAAAGCTATCGCCCGGGACATGCCGATTATGTCTATGATGCGAAATACGGCATTCGCGATTATCGCGGAGGTGGCCGTTCCAGTGCACGCGAAACGGCAGCGCGCGTTGCCGCGGGCGCAGTCGCGCGGCTGATTATTCCAGAGGTTGAGATCACGGCGTTTGTCTGCGAGCTCGGCGGCGACCGAATTGATCCGGCCGCCACCGACTTTAAAGAGATTGGCAACAATCCGTTCTTTTGTCCTGATCCCGCGGCGGCAAAACGTTGGGAAGAACTGGTCGATAATGCCCGCAAAGACGGATCATCACTGGGCGCAGTGGTAGAATGCGTGGCGACAGGCGTTCCGGCGGGCTGGGGCGCGCCCGTCTATGGCAAGCTTGACAGCGATCTTGCCGCCGCCATGATGACAATCAACGCGACCAAAGGCGTGGAAATCGGCGCGGGCTTTGAAGCCGCGCGACTGACCGGCGAACAAAACGCCGATCCGATGTCACCCGGCCCCGATGGCAAACCTGTCTATGCCAGCAACCATGCCGGCGGCACAGCCGGCGGAATTTCAACCGGGCAACCAGTTGTTTGCCGGGTCGCATTCAAGCCCACCAGCTCGATCCTCACTCCGGTTGATTCGATCAATTCGGCAGGCGAGGCAACGCAGGTTCGCACGAAAGGCCGCCATGATCCTTGCGTAGGCATTCGCGGCACGCCGGTGGTCGAAGCGATGATGGCATTGGTGCTCGCCGATCAAAAAATGCTCCACCGGGCACAGTGCGGTTAG
- the ruvA gene encoding Holliday junction branch migration protein RuvA: MIAKLSGRLDETGEDWAIVDVQGVGYLVHCSTKTLAALGEVGEGCTVHTDLQVSENDMRLLGFAESAERDWFRLLTTVQGVGSKVALAILSALSIGEVRDACAGGDAATVARANGVGPKLASRIVNELKDKAGALPGGGISGVAGAALPKGSASADALSALENLGFKPAVAAQAVARAQAELGEGAKEGDLIRVALKRAAG, from the coding sequence ATGATCGCAAAGCTATCAGGGCGGCTGGATGAGACGGGCGAGGACTGGGCAATCGTCGATGTTCAAGGCGTGGGCTATCTGGTCCATTGCTCGACCAAAACGCTCGCCGCCCTCGGCGAGGTTGGCGAAGGCTGTACGGTTCACACCGATCTTCAGGTGTCCGAAAACGATATGCGGCTGCTCGGTTTTGCCGAAAGCGCGGAGCGGGATTGGTTCCGGTTGCTGACTACGGTTCAGGGTGTGGGCAGCAAAGTGGCGCTTGCGATCCTGTCGGCGCTTTCCATTGGCGAAGTCCGCGATGCCTGTGCAGGCGGCGATGCGGCGACGGTGGCGCGCGCGAATGGCGTCGGGCCGAAGCTCGCAAGCCGGATCGTTAATGAGCTTAAGGACAAAGCCGGCGCATTACCCGGCGGCGGTATTTCTGGTGTGGCAGGTGCCGCATTGCCCAAAGGCAGCGCCAGTGCGGACGCGTTGAGCGCGCTCGAAAATCTCGGCTTTAAACCAGCGGTCGCGGCGCAGGCCGTCGCGCGGGCGCAGGCGGAATTGGGCGAGGGAGCGAAAGAGGGCGACTTGATCCGCGTGGCGCTGAAAAGGGCGGCTGGATGA
- a CDS encoding DsrE family protein, whose translation MKTMKFILAMISVCAAPLAAQQADMSAFKTGPVFEEFGPHAPVEGVESFPDGTEFAVAFDVAKKADDGARNRGFESAARFINMHVAAGVDAEDIRIVVVVHGTAVLDLITDKARGAREMGPNASAAMVSEMLEKGVLFVICGQSASVYQVKREHLIDGVDMDLSAMTVHAELQQQGYTLNPF comes from the coding sequence ATGAAAACAATGAAGTTCATCCTCGCCATGATCAGCGTTTGCGCCGCGCCCCTTGCTGCGCAACAGGCCGATATGTCGGCTTTCAAAACCGGCCCGGTCTTCGAAGAATTCGGCCCACATGCGCCTGTCGAGGGGGTGGAGTCGTTTCCCGACGGAACTGAATTCGCGGTTGCATTCGACGTTGCCAAGAAGGCCGATGACGGCGCGCGCAATCGCGGATTTGAAAGCGCGGCGCGGTTCATCAACATGCACGTTGCCGCCGGGGTAGATGCGGAGGATATCCGCATTGTTGTTGTGGTCCACGGCACGGCAGTGCTCGATTTGATCACGGACAAAGCTCGGGGTGCACGCGAGATGGGCCCGAACGCATCGGCCGCGATGGTCAGCGAAATGCTTGAAAAGGGCGTGCTGTTCGTCATCTGCGGCCAGAGCGCATCGGTCTATCAGGTCAAACGAGAGCATCTGATCGACGGGGTCGATATGGATCTTTCCGCGATGACCGTCCACGCCGAATTGCAGCAGCAGGGCTATACGCTTAATCCGTTCTGA
- the ruvB gene encoding Holliday junction branch migration DNA helicase RuvB, with translation MSEIDPIHSPDRQIGDPDQALRPKSLAEFIGQEGARDNLRVFIESAKSRGEAMDHTLFFGPPGLGKTTLAQIVANELGVGFRATSGPVIAKAGDLAALLTNLEPHDVLFIDEIHRLNPVVEEVLYPAMEDRALDIIIGEGPSARSVRIDLPPFTLIGATTRQGLLTTPLRDRFGIPVRLQFYTHDELDQVVTRGAKLLGLEIEASGAREIARRARGTPRVAGRLLRRVRDFAHVAGEGTVTRAGADDALTRLEIDRLGLDAMDRRYLAMIATTYKGGPVGVETLAAGLAEPRDTVEDVVEPYLIQLGLLARTARGRVLNDAGWEHLEMAPPRVKPPAQDGLFGDQEQG, from the coding sequence ATGTCCGAAATCGATCCCATCCACTCGCCCGACCGGCAAATCGGCGATCCCGATCAGGCTTTGCGGCCCAAGAGCCTTGCCGAATTTATCGGTCAGGAAGGCGCGCGGGATAATTTGCGCGTCTTCATCGAAAGCGCCAAATCGCGCGGTGAGGCGATGGACCATACGCTGTTCTTCGGACCGCCAGGGCTGGGTAAGACCACGCTGGCACAGATTGTCGCGAATGAGCTGGGCGTGGGTTTTCGCGCTACCTCGGGGCCGGTGATTGCCAAAGCGGGCGATCTTGCCGCACTGCTGACCAATCTTGAGCCGCATGATGTGCTGTTTATTGACGAGATCCACCGGCTCAATCCGGTGGTCGAGGAAGTGCTCTATCCTGCGATGGAGGACCGCGCGCTCGACATTATCATCGGCGAGGGGCCTTCTGCGCGCAGCGTGCGAATTGATCTTCCGCCGTTCACTCTGATCGGGGCGACAACCCGTCAGGGCTTGCTCACCACGCCGCTGCGCGACCGGTTTGGCATTCCGGTGCGATTGCAATTCTACACCCATGATGAGCTGGATCAGGTCGTAACCCGCGGCGCAAAGCTGCTGGGCTTGGAAATCGAAGCCAGCGGAGCGCGTGAGATCGCCCGCCGTGCGCGCGGGACCCCGCGAGTGGCGGGGCGTTTGCTGCGGCGCGTGCGCGATTTTGCGCATGTGGCTGGCGAAGGCACCGTCACGCGCGCAGGTGCGGATGATGCCTTGACTCGTCTGGAGATTGACCGGCTTGGTCTGGATGCGATGGACCGCCGGTATCTTGCAATGATCGCAACCACTTACAAAGGGGGTCCGGTCGGGGTTGAGACGTTGGCGGCGGGCTTGGCTGAACCGCGCGATACGGTTGAGGATGTGGTTGAACCCTACCTGATTCAACTGGGATTGTTGGCGCGCACCGCGCGCGGACGTGTGTTGAATGATGCCGGTTGGGAGCATCTTGAAATGGCCCCTCCAAGGGTCAAGCCACCAGCTCAAGACGGGCTGTTTGGTGACCAGGAACAGGGCTGA
- a CDS encoding rhodanese-like domain-containing protein, with protein sequence MNRFRFSLTTVLVFGLCACAPSSAGDDKSGESTPSVPPGFELAAAKTATADRRGNDAGIPRDFTNDRSQVVDLSVEELAALSASDDIWLIDVRTDEEVANGMVAGATHIPLAAFSPGPDLIDQAKGREIVLYCRSGRRSAIAAKNLSGYLGEPVKHLTGGFNAWKEADRDTQ encoded by the coding sequence ATGAACCGCTTTCGCTTCTCTCTTACCACTGTCTTGGTTTTCGGGCTGTGCGCCTGCGCGCCAAGCAGTGCGGGAGACGATAAAAGCGGCGAAAGCACGCCAAGCGTACCGCCCGGTTTTGAACTGGCAGCAGCCAAGACGGCTACTGCAGATCGGCGTGGAAACGACGCCGGAATCCCGCGTGATTTCACAAATGACCGGTCACAGGTCGTTGATCTATCGGTTGAAGAACTTGCGGCTTTGTCGGCGTCAGATGATATCTGGTTGATCGATGTGCGCACCGATGAAGAGGTAGCGAATGGCATGGTGGCTGGGGCCACGCATATCCCGCTTGCCGCGTTTTCGCCCGGTCCAGACCTGATTGATCAGGCCAAGGGCCGTGAAATCGTTCTCTATTGCCGATCGGGACGTCGTTCAGCGATCGCCGCCAAAAACCTTTCTGGATACCTTGGTGAACCCGTGAAGCATCTGACCGGCGGCTTTAACGCTTGGAAGGAAGCGGATCGGGATACTCAATAA
- the acnA gene encoding aconitate hydratase AcnA, with amino-acid sequence MTAIGKDTLKVRSTLSVGGTDYAYYSLAKAAEQLGDISRLPNSMKVLLENMLRFEDEGFTVGKEHAQAIVDWQKNPVTGNEIQYRPARVLLQDFTGVPCVVDLAAMRDAIKKLGGDTAKINPQVPVNLVIDHSVMVDEFGHPKAMEANMALEYERNAERYDFLKWGSKSFENFSAVPPGTGICHQVNLEHIAQGIWSSKDPNGEMVAYPDTCVGTDSHTTMINGLGVLGWGVGGIEAEAAMLGQPISMLIPEVVGFKLTGAMAEGVTATDLVLTCVQMLREVGVVGRFVEFYGPGVANLTLADRATIANMAPEYGATCGFFGIDDKTIDYMRLTGRTEENIALVEAYAKEQGMWFDPEHEPVFSNTLELDMTAVVPSLAGPKRPQDRVILPEVDELFNNDLARIYKKAAPVRTAVEGKDHDIGDGDVVIAAITSCTNTSNPDVLIAAGLVAKKANERGMKPKPWVKTSLAPGSQVVTDYLVKSGLQSDLDALGFDLVGYGCTTCIGNSGPLAPPISAAINGNDIVAASVLSGNRNFEGRVSQDVRANFLASPPLVVAYALLGTVTKDITTTPLGQDQDGNDVMLADLWPTNAEIAENRAANIDRSMFVDRYANVYDGDEHWQAITVEPSDTYQWRAGSTYVANPPYFDGMDMTPAPIEDIKGAKPLAILGDSVTTDHISPAGAIKEDSPAGEYLKGNQVPKKDFNSYGSRRGNHDVMMRGTFANIRIKNEMVPGVEGGETTYNGEQMPIYDAAMKHKADGTPLIVVGGKEYGTGSSRDWAAKGTILLGVRAVIVESFERIHRSNLVGMGVLPVQFKGGDTRETLGLTSDDTFSIKGLGELNPGQDIEIEVTRPDGTTFSFTALCRIDTANEMEYYRNGGILHYVLRKLAA; translated from the coding sequence ATGACAGCTATCGGCAAAGACACGCTCAAAGTCCGCTCGACACTTTCAGTGGGCGGCACCGATTACGCCTATTATTCGCTCGCCAAGGCGGCAGAGCAGTTGGGCGATATATCGAGACTTCCGAATTCGATGAAAGTGCTGCTGGAAAACATGCTGCGCTTTGAAGATGAAGGCTTCACTGTCGGCAAAGAACACGCGCAGGCGATTGTCGATTGGCAGAAAAACCCCGTTACCGGAAACGAGATCCAGTATCGCCCGGCCCGCGTGCTGTTGCAGGATTTCACCGGCGTTCCATGCGTTGTCGATCTCGCCGCGATGCGCGATGCGATCAAGAAGCTCGGCGGTGACACCGCCAAAATCAACCCGCAGGTTCCGGTAAACCTTGTGATTGATCACTCTGTGATGGTCGACGAATTCGGCCATCCCAAAGCGATGGAAGCGAACATGGCGCTCGAATATGAGCGCAATGCAGAGCGTTATGACTTCCTGAAATGGGGATCGAAGAGCTTTGAGAATTTCTCCGCTGTCCCTCCGGGCACTGGCATCTGCCACCAGGTGAACCTCGAGCATATTGCGCAGGGCATCTGGTCCAGCAAAGATCCCAATGGCGAAATGGTCGCCTATCCCGACACCTGCGTCGGCACGGATAGCCACACCACCATGATCAATGGCCTTGGCGTTCTGGGCTGGGGCGTTGGCGGAATCGAAGCCGAAGCCGCGATGCTTGGTCAACCGATCTCGATGCTGATTCCAGAAGTCGTGGGCTTCAAACTGACCGGTGCGATGGCCGAGGGCGTCACTGCGACTGACCTTGTTCTGACATGCGTACAGATGCTGCGCGAAGTCGGCGTTGTGGGCCGCTTTGTCGAATTTTACGGACCTGGCGTTGCCAACCTGACCCTCGCCGACCGCGCAACCATCGCCAACATGGCTCCGGAATACGGCGCGACCTGTGGTTTCTTTGGCATTGATGACAAGACCATTGATTACATGCGCCTAACCGGCCGCACCGAAGAAAACATCGCGCTGGTCGAAGCCTATGCCAAAGAGCAAGGCATGTGGTTTGATCCGGAGCACGAGCCCGTGTTTTCAAACACACTCGAGCTAGACATGACTGCCGTTGTCCCAAGCCTTGCCGGACCAAAACGCCCGCAAGACCGCGTAATTCTTCCCGAAGTGGACGAATTGTTTAACAACGACCTCGCCAGGATTTACAAGAAAGCCGCCCCTGTGCGCACCGCAGTCGAAGGCAAAGACCACGACATTGGTGATGGTGATGTTGTGATCGCTGCGATCACCAGCTGTACCAACACATCGAACCCCGACGTGCTGATCGCCGCCGGACTGGTGGCCAAAAAAGCTAATGAGCGCGGCATGAAGCCAAAGCCATGGGTAAAGACGTCGCTGGCACCGGGATCGCAGGTTGTGACCGACTATCTGGTTAAATCGGGTCTGCAATCGGACCTGGATGCGCTTGGCTTTGATCTTGTTGGTTACGGCTGCACAACCTGTATCGGCAATTCGGGTCCGCTTGCACCGCCGATCAGCGCGGCCATCAACGGCAATGATATCGTCGCCGCCTCTGTCCTGTCCGGCAACCGCAATTTCGAAGGCCGCGTAAGTCAGGATGTGCGGGCAAACTTCCTCGCATCACCACCGCTGGTCGTGGCCTATGCTTTGCTGGGAACTGTCACAAAAGACATCACCACCACCCCGCTTGGTCAGGATCAGGATGGCAATGATGTCATGCTTGCCGATCTGTGGCCGACCAACGCAGAAATCGCGGAAAACCGGGCTGCCAATATCGATCGTTCGATGTTTGTTGACCGGTATGCCAACGTCTATGATGGCGATGAGCATTGGCAGGCGATCACGGTTGAGCCGTCGGACACGTATCAATGGCGCGCGGGCTCGACCTATGTCGCCAACCCGCCCTACTTTGACGGGATGGACATGACGCCTGCGCCGATCGAAGACATCAAAGGCGCAAAACCACTCGCAATTCTGGGCGACTCGGTCACAACCGACCACATCTCGCCTGCTGGTGCGATCAAGGAAGACAGCCCCGCAGGTGAATACCTGAAGGGCAATCAGGTACCGAAAAAGGACTTCAACTCCTACGGCTCGCGCCGCGGCAACCATGATGTCATGATGCGCGGCACCTTTGCCAATATCCGTATCAAGAACGAAATGGTCCCCGGCGTCGAAGGCGGCGAGACCACGTATAACGGCGAGCAGATGCCGATCTATGATGCGGCTATGAAGCATAAAGCCGATGGCACCCCGTTGATCGTGGTCGGCGGCAAGGAATACGGCACGGGATCAAGCCGTGACTGGGCCGCGAAGGGCACAATCCTGCTCGGCGTGCGCGCGGTTATTGTTGAGAGTTTCGAACGCATTCACCGCTCCAATCTCGTCGGTATGGGTGTGCTGCCCGTCCAGTTCAAAGGCGGCGATACACGCGAAACCTTGGGCCTGACATCGGATGATACATTCTCGATCAAAGGGCTCGGTGAATTGAATCCGGGTCAGGACATCGAAATCGAAGTCACCCGGCCTGATGGCACCACCTTCAGCTTCACCGCGCTTTGCCGCATCGATACCGCAAACGAGATGGAATATTACCGCAATGGCGGGATCCTTCATTACGTCTTGCGCAAATTGGCGGCATAA
- a CDS encoding DMT family transporter, producing MSASSSPGIDRLLPFFAAAAGVGFLSMMDAFMKDAALAAGTYTATVLRSLFGAAIIAPFFLWQRKGWPGRDVMKLHIERGIISAFMALSFFYALTKLPLAEAIAISFIAPLIALYFARALLGEEIQQKAILASLLGFLGTLVIVGGKLGRSEMSDDVLLGLGALAFSAILYAYNFVVIRRQSQVAGPVEVATFHSGIGGLVLLLLAPFFAVAPPAAALWSIAAAGALTVAGAMAIAWAYARAEAQALVPIEYTGFLWASVLGWAFFREPVTLPTIAGTALIVTGCWIATRKPRENVAATAL from the coding sequence ATGTCTGCATCTTCTTCACCGGGAATAGACCGGCTGTTGCCATTTTTCGCCGCGGCCGCAGGCGTCGGCTTTCTGTCGATGATGGATGCGTTTATGAAAGATGCGGCGCTGGCAGCCGGGACATACACCGCAACCGTTTTACGCTCTTTATTCGGAGCCGCGATCATCGCGCCGTTTTTCCTGTGGCAGCGCAAAGGCTGGCCGGGGCGCGACGTGATGAAATTGCATATCGAGCGCGGCATTATCTCGGCATTTATGGCGCTCAGTTTTTTCTATGCTCTGACAAAACTGCCGCTGGCAGAGGCGATCGCGATCAGTTTTATCGCGCCGCTGATCGCCCTATATTTTGCACGGGCGCTTCTGGGTGAGGAAATCCAGCAAAAAGCCATTCTGGCGAGCCTGCTGGGCTTTTTGGGCACACTGGTGATAGTCGGCGGCAAACTGGGCCGCAGCGAGATGTCGGATGATGTGCTTCTTGGTCTTGGCGCGCTGGCTTTTTCTGCCATCCTCTATGCGTATAATTTTGTGGTCATCCGGCGACAAAGCCAGGTCGCAGGGCCGGTAGAGGTCGCAACCTTCCATAGTGGTATTGGCGGACTGGTCCTGCTGCTGCTCGCTCCATTTTTCGCCGTGGCCCCTCCCGCAGCGGCGCTTTGGTCGATCGCAGCCGCAGGAGCCTTGACGGTGGCAGGGGCCATGGCAATCGCGTGGGCCTATGCCCGCGCCGAGGCACAGGCGCTGGTACCGATTGAATATACAGGATTTTTATGGGCGAGCGTGCTGGGCTGGGCGTTCTTCAGAGAGCCGGTTACTCTGCCCACAATTGCAGGGACGGCGTTGATCGTAACGGGTTGCTGGATTGCCACGCGTAAGCCGCGCGAAAACGTTGCCGCTACGGCCCTGTAA